One stretch of Oncorhynchus tshawytscha isolate Ot180627B unplaced genomic scaffold, Otsh_v2.0 Un_contig_493_pilon_pilon, whole genome shotgun sequence DNA includes these proteins:
- the LOC121844659 gene encoding uncharacterized protein LOC121844659: protein MLLSTPELQVKVTTTWWSTTLTCSTTCTLTGNPTYTWYRNSKIVQGASSPSYTVYFKTEDSFYCAAKGINSNAVSVEGHSYFHVTYTHQRICTLKGTSVDISCSYTYPSGHTVSEINWYTKGKLNEASQILSPGYGGRVEYLGNMQSDSILRITDLTEEDSAEYKIRFRTDQTTWEPTFPGTTLTVTGLQVKVTPATVTEGQNVTLTCSTTCTLSDISNPTYIWYKSGHVTTKSTSLFLNPVSSEDAGRYSCSVEGHEDLPLLKRLSLSHTAQRTPQCQSVPLVK, encoded by the exons ATGTTGTTATCTACTCCAGAACTGCAGGTGAAGGTGACCACTACATGGTGGTCAACTACACTGACCTGTAGCACCACCTGTACTCTGACTGGTAACCCCACCTACACCTGGTACAGGAACAGTAAGATTGTACAAGGGGCCTCCTCCCCCTCATACACAGTCTACTTTAAAACTGAAGACAGCTTCTACTGTGCTGCAAAAGGCATCAATTCTAATGCAGTTT CTGTTGAGGGTCACAGTTATTTCCACGTGACTTACACCCATCAGAGGATCTGTACCTTGAAGGGGACATCAGTGGACATATCCTGCTCTTATACTTATCCCAGTGGTCATACAGTCTCTGAAATAAACTGGTATACAAAAGGAAAACTTAATGAGGCGTCTCAAATCCTGAGCCCGGGGTATGGAGGTCGTGTGGAGTACCTTGGAAATATGCAGAGTGACTCCATCCTGAGAATCACAGACCTGACAGAGGAGGACTCAGCTGAGTATAAGATTAGATTCAGAACAGATCAGACAACCTGGGAGCCCACCTTCCCTGGAACAACTCTGACTGTCACAG GTCTGCAGGTGAAGGTGACTCCTGCCACTGTGACAGAGGGACAGAATGtgacactgacctgtagcacCACCTGTACTCTGAGTGACATCTCCAACCCCACCTACATCTGGTACAAGAGTGGACATGTAACCACAAAATCTACCAGTCTGTTCCTAAACCCAGTCAGCAGTGAGGATGCAGGCAGATACTCCTGTTCTGTAGAAGGACATGAGGATCTCCCTCTGCTGAAGAGACTCTCACTGTCACAT ACGGCCCAAAGAACACCtcagtgtcagtcagtccctctggtgAAATAG
- the LOC121844660 gene encoding B-cell receptor CD22-like → MVLRTAGSVLVVFLWSVADLQVKVTTTWWSTTLTCSTTCTLTGNPTYTWYRNSKIVQEFSPSYTFYFKTEDSFYCAVKGINSPAVYGPKNTSVSVSPSGEIVEGSSVTLTCSSDANPPVDKYTWYKKNVTSPKASGQSYNITNIISEDRGEYYCEAENKYGRLISSSVSVDVQCKFT, encoded by the exons ATGGTCTTGAGAACAGCAGGAAGTGTGTTGGtggtctttctctggtctgtagcag ACCTGCAGGTGAAGGTGACCACTACATGGTGGTCAACTACACTGACCTGTAGCACCACCTGTACTCTGACTGGTAACCCCACCTACACCTGGTACAGGAACAGTAAGATTGTACAAGAGTTCTCCCCCTCGTACACATTCTACTTTAAAACTGAAGACAGCTTCTACTGTGCTGTAAAGGGCATAAATTCTcctgcagtgt ACGGCCCAAAGAACACCtcagtgtcagtcagtccctctggtgAAATAGTGGAGGGCAGTTCAGTGACTCTGACCTGCAGCAGTGATGCCAACCCACCTGTGGACAAATACACCTGGTACAAGAAGAACGTAACCTCACCAAAAGCATCAGGACAGAGTTACaacatcactaacatcatctctgaggacagaggagaatatTACTGTGAGGCTGAGAATAAATATGGACGTCTCATCTCTTCTTCTGTGTCTGTGGACGTTCAGTGTAAGTTCACCTAA